The Pseudomonas pergaminensis nucleotide sequence TGGCTTCCGAACACAGTATTTGAAGCACCTGCACCGAAAGACGCACCAGCATCCGCACCTTTACCCTGTTGCAACAAAACCAGGGCAACTACGCCCAGGGCAGCCAACAGATGAAAAACGACTACGACTGTTTCCAGCATTTTTTCAGTTTCCCGCGGCGCGACAGATCGCACCGAACTCATCTGCATTCAGGGAAGCTCCACCAATGAGCCCCCCATCGATATCCGGCATGCCGAACAGTTCGACCGCATTGGCCGCCTTCACGCTGCCGCCGTATAGAAGACGCACACCTTGTGCGACTTCAGAATTCTCTGCCGCTAACTGCGCGCGGATGGCTGCGTGCACATCCTGCGCCTGTTGCGGTGTAGCAGTCAGCCCGGTACCAATAGCCCAGACCGGCTCGTAAGCAATAACTGCCTTTGCAAACGCACCAACACCCAGCTCCTCGATGATGCTGCCCAGCTGACGCGAGACAACTTCAAGAGTCTTGCCCGATTCACGCTGCTCCAGGGTCTCCCCTATGCACAACACTGGAATCAAGCCACAAGCCTGTGCCGCTGCGAACTTGCGATTGAGTGTCCCATCACGCTCGCCCATCATCTGACGACGCTCGGAGTGCCCGACAAGCACATAGGAACAACCTGCATCGATCAACTGACTCGGCGAAATCTCGCCGGTCAACGCACCTTGCATCGGCTCCACCGCAGAGTTCTGCGCGCCGACCTGGATCGACTTGCCTTTCAAGCCATCAACCACTTGGTTGATATGCAAGCAAGGCGGAAAAACCGCAACATCGACACCGCTAGGCAAGGCCAAGTGACGAAGGCCATTGATCAGCTCAGCGACACTGGCGCGGGTACCGTGCATCTTCCAGTTACCAGCTACCATAGTGCGACGCATGCTGTACCTCGTCGGTCAAAGTGGGCGCAGATGTTACCCAACCACATCATCACTGGCAAGCCGAATTCAGGCGCAAACTTCAGTTACTAGTTTTGCCAGGTCTTCGGCATGGCCGCGAACCTGTGTTTCGTCGTCACCTTCGACCATGACGCGCACCAGCGGCTCTGTGCCGGACTTGCGCAACAGCACGCGGCCACGCCCCGCCATTGCCAGGGTCACGCGCTCGCACGCCTCTTTGACAGCCGGGTGCTCGATCGGGTTTTCGCCGCCGGCAAACCGTACATTCAGCAGTACTTGCGGACATTTGCGCAGCGCCTGGCGCGCCTGGGCCAAGCTCTCTTCGCGACGGCGCAGCGACAGCAGAACCTGCAGCGCAGCAATGATCGCATCGCCCGTAGTGGTGTGCTGGAAGCAGACAACGTGACCGGAATTCTCGCCACCCACCTGCCAGTTACGCTCGAGCAACTCGGCGATCACATAGCGGTCACCGACATTGGCGCGCACAAACGGAATACCCAGGTCCGCCAAGGCCAATTCAAGCCCCAGGTTACTCATCAAGGTACCGACAACACCACCTTGCAGCTTGTTACGCTCGTGCAGGTCGCGGGCAATGATGAACAAGAGGTCATCGCCATCAACGATGGCCCCGGTGTGATCCACCATCAGCACACGGTCACCGTCACCGTCAAAAGCAATGCCCAGGTCGGCATGTTCGGCAAGGACGGCGGCCTGCAATTGCTCCATGTGTGTGGAGCCGCAGTTGTCATTGATGTTCAGCCCGTTAGGCTGGGCCGACAGGACTGTAACGTCCGCGCCCAATTCCTTGAATACGCTTGGCGCCACTTTGTAGGTCGCGCCATGTGCGCAATCGACCACAATCTTCAGGCCGGCGAAATTGGTGCTGCTGGGCACACTGCTTTTGCAAAATTCGATATACCGGCCAGAGGCGTCATTGATTCGCGACACCTTGCCCAGCTTGCTGGACTCAACCACCGTCATCGGCGCATCCAGCAGTTCTTCGATCATCAACTCGATCTCGTCCGGCAGCTTGGTGCCCTGCCCCGAGAAGAATTTGATGCCGTTGTCATCATGAGGATTGTGCGAAGCACTGATCACAATACCGGCTTCAGCGTGAAAGGTACGCGTCAGGTAAGCGATCGCCGGTGTCGGCATGGGGCCTAGCAGCATGACATCTGCGCCCGCGGCGGACAGGCCAGCCTCGAGTGCGGATTCGAACATGTAACCGGAAATACGAGTGTCTTTACCCACCAGGATGCGGCAAGCGCCCATGCTCCGGAACGCCATGCCCGCAGCCCAACCTAGCTTGAGCATGAAATCAGGAGTAATCGGGTATTCGCCGACCCGACCACGGATACCGTCGGTGCCAAAGTATTTCTTAGTCATAAGTGCTCCATCATTCTTATTCGGCTGATTCTACTGCGGCAATCATGCGCACCACATCCACTGTTTCGGCAACATCATGCACACGCAAGATACGCGCGCCTTTGCTTACTGCAAGCGCTGCCAGTGCAAGACCACCGTACAGCCGCTCACCCACCGGGCGATTCAGGGCCAGCCCTATCATGCTTTTGCGCGAAACGCCGACCAGAAGGGGTCGACCAAGGGCATGCAGGGATTCCATATGCTTGAACAGACTTAGATTGTGCTGCAGGGTCTTGGCGAAGCCAAAGCCGGGATCAAGGATGATCTTTTCCGCAGCAATCCCCGCGACAGTACATTGAGCGACCCGCTCAGCGAGGAAACCGCTGACTTCGCCCACAAGGTCATCATAGTGAGGATTGTCCTGCATATTGCCGGGCTCTCCGAGCATATGCATCAGGCACACCGGCAACCCGGTCGCGGCAGCAGCATCAAGGGCACCGTCGCGCTGGAGGGAGCGCACATCGTTGATCAACCCCGCGCCCAGCCGCGCAGTTTCGCGCATCACTGCTGGCGTCGAGGTGTCCACCGAGATGATCACATCCAGCTCACGCGCAATGCGCTCGACTATTGGCGCGACTCGCTCCAGCTCCTCCAAGGGAGAAACCACGCGAGCGCCAGGCCGAGTCGACTCACCACCGACATCAATCAGCGTCGCCCCTGCGGCGACCATCGCCTCTGCATGACGCAATGCAGCATCAAGCTGGCTGAAGCGGCCACCGTCGGAAAAGGAGTCAGGGGTTACATTAAGAATGCCCATGACATGTGTATGGGCCAAATCAAGAACCCGGTTGCCGCAAGGCAACCGGGTGGAGGACAACGCAGAAGTCATTTCAAACCTTAGTGGTCGGCTGCAGGGCCGCCGATCGGGGTTTCAGGGCGTTCATTCTGAACCACCGGCGGAGTGCCAGAGGTG carries:
- the tpiA gene encoding triose-phosphate isomerase; translated protein: MRRTMVAGNWKMHGTRASVAELINGLRHLALPSGVDVAVFPPCLHINQVVDGLKGKSIQVGAQNSAVEPMQGALTGEISPSQLIDAGCSYVLVGHSERRQMMGERDGTLNRKFAAAQACGLIPVLCIGETLEQRESGKTLEVVSRQLGSIIEELGVGAFAKAVIAYEPVWAIGTGLTATPQQAQDVHAAIRAQLAAENSEVAQGVRLLYGGSVKAANAVELFGMPDIDGGLIGGASLNADEFGAICRAAGN
- the glmM gene encoding phosphoglucosamine mutase — protein: MTKKYFGTDGIRGRVGEYPITPDFMLKLGWAAGMAFRSMGACRILVGKDTRISGYMFESALEAGLSAAGADVMLLGPMPTPAIAYLTRTFHAEAGIVISASHNPHDDNGIKFFSGQGTKLPDEIELMIEELLDAPMTVVESSKLGKVSRINDASGRYIEFCKSSVPSSTNFAGLKIVVDCAHGATYKVAPSVFKELGADVTVLSAQPNGLNINDNCGSTHMEQLQAAVLAEHADLGIAFDGDGDRVLMVDHTGAIVDGDDLLFIIARDLHERNKLQGGVVGTLMSNLGLELALADLGIPFVRANVGDRYVIAELLERNWQVGGENSGHVVCFQHTTTGDAIIAALQVLLSLRRREESLAQARQALRKCPQVLLNVRFAGGENPIEHPAVKEACERVTLAMAGRGRVLLRKSGTEPLVRVMVEGDDETQVRGHAEDLAKLVTEVCA
- the folP gene encoding dihydropteroate synthase gives rise to the protein MTSALSSTRLPCGNRVLDLAHTHVMGILNVTPDSFSDGGRFSQLDAALRHAEAMVAAGATLIDVGGESTRPGARVVSPLEELERVAPIVERIARELDVIISVDTSTPAVMRETARLGAGLINDVRSLQRDGALDAAAATGLPVCLMHMLGEPGNMQDNPHYDDLVGEVSGFLAERVAQCTVAGIAAEKIILDPGFGFAKTLQHNLSLFKHMESLHALGRPLLVGVSRKSMIGLALNRPVGERLYGGLALAALAVSKGARILRVHDVAETVDVVRMIAAVESAE